TATTTCAATAGCAGGTTTCAGCATATCTTTGTAGTTCTTCCATCCACCAATTGATTTTGAATTGATTGGGGAACGAACTTCAACATTGCTCCTCGTTTTAACTGATCGAGTATTTAGATGTGGTGATAGATATGACTCTTGCCAATCCCAACCTATCCAATTGATTAAAGATTTGATTTCTTTATCAGGATTCTTAACTAATGAGTCATAATTTAAGTCATATATTTTTGATCGAAACCTATTCTTATACTTACTCATTACTTCCTTTTGGTTTAAATAAACATTTGCGCAATCAACTAAGGAAGAAGAATATTCATTTCCTTGCTCAAAATGTGCTCGATAAATTGATAAAATATTATCTAGCGGATTTCTATAGCAGTGAATAATTTTTGCGTTTGGTATATTCCCCGCAATAATACCTGCATATTGGTAGTTGTATAACCATTTATTAGTTGTGATATTCAATTCAGTCTTATGATTTACTTTTTCCCAATATAATTCAGCAAGATTTATCTCTTGTTTAGGTTTCTTACACTCAAGCAATGATTCCTCTAGAATATTAATCTCACCTAGATCATGTACATCATTACGCAGACTAAGTATTGATTCCAATAAGGTAGAACCACTTCTAGGCATCCCTACAATAAATATACTTTCAGGATATTTTCTAAGTTCTTTTCTATTTATTTCTTCTTTATCAGATTGAATGAGTAATACTTTAGATTTATTGATTAAAAGATTCGCATTCGATGGTTGAAGATAAAGCTTTAATTTATTCGCCAATTTAAGGCATTTAGAACTATCTTCGTATTTTTTTTCCTTATGAAGAATATTTGCTCTTGCGAAGTAAATATTAACTTGATCTTTTTGTGATTTTTTATTTAAAAAACTTTCTGAAAAGAGTTTATCTTTCCATATCTTATTTTCATCGGAAAATTTTAGTAATGATAGTGAATAGTATGCTTTTGCTAAATCTGGATTCAGTTCAATCGCTTTGATTACTGATAGTTCTGCTTCTTGTAATTTCCCAATATATCTCAATATTTTCCCCAGATTTAGATAAGCATCTGCGAAATTAGGATTGATTTCAATTGCTTTGCGAGTGTATAATTCTGCTTCTTGTAATTTACTAATATATCTCATTATTTCTCCTAGATTTAGATAAGCATCTGCGAAATTAGGATTGATTTTAATTGCTTTTAGTAGTGATATTTCTGCTTCTTTGACTTTCCCAATATCTATCAATATGTATGCAAGATCGTAATATGCTTTTGCGTAGTTAGGATTCAGTTTAATTGCTTTGCGAGTATATAATTCAGCTTCTTTTAATTTCCCAAGATTTTTTAAAATTACACCATAATTAGAAAAAACTCTATTGTCATTAAAACCGCGATCAATAAAATATTGATAATATTTTTCTGCTTGTTGAATATTTCCTTCTGAATGGAACTTAAATGCTTGATTAATTATTTGTTCTTTAGAGGGATTAGAAGGAGTTTTGGTATTAATAGTAATGTTTTCTTTAATCTCACCTAAAGGAAATGGAACTGGAAATGTAGATACTTCATAGACTTTCTTTTCCCCTTGATCTTGCTCAGCAGATGGTTCCATCTATATCTTTCTATCATTTGATGCAAGGTATTTTACTACTAACTCTGCAATAATTATTATTTTATTGTGAGCGCCATCAATTAGCAGTCTCTTTGAATAGTTGCCTACGATATTTCTAAGGCAATGTCATCATTAAGAAGTTTCACTCAGAAACTATTGAGTATCAAATACTATGATTTCTTCAGTTATAAGAATAGATCCTGAACTGTATATTTTTAGAGGAACTATTTAGTGGGAATAGTTATAGGTGTAAATCCCAGCTATAGATTGAAAGTAGTGATTTGTTACGGGTTTGTTTCGTAACCTTGTCATATTCTCTATAGAGAAGTCGTAGAAGAATTGATTTTTCTGCTTTATTAAATCCATCTTTTTGAAGAAATCAATGCTCTTAGCAACTATGTCTATAAAGATGAGACTTATTTGGTAAAACTTTAAGTTCTATATAGGTGATTTTCAAATAATATAGAAAGGGATTTCGGAGACAGGTGAAATTGGTCGCACATATGAAGGTTGTTATTTTCTCCATTTCTAGTTGATGTCAATGTATAAATATCTAAAAAATAGGAACCCCTAGATAAAACTTCTTTCTTTAAGCATTCATTGTATCGTTTGATCATTTTAATTCTCTTTATATCTAACTCATCAAGAGAATCCTTTTCTTTTTCCGATTTTACTACTAATTTTGATCCCTATTAATTCTTTTTTCAAATCATTTTTGTTTAATTTTTTATTACTATAAAACACGAGTCTGTTTGAATTTTTCTCTTTAAATTTTGACCAGTTTTGTATGAATATGCCTTATCTTCTGGAAATATTTTATTCTTAAAATATTTAGAATTGATGATTATCAGAAGCCATAGAAATTAGCACTTAAAACTATTCTATCTTTTCTACCATGATAGGAAACGGAATGATATCTTTCTGCACCAATGATTACCAACATATTGTTAGTTGGTAATATTTCTTCGTCAGGCTCATATAATTTTAGTATTCCAGGATCTTCGCCATTTTGATCTCCTATATCTAGATAATAGATTAAGCTGTATTTATAAAATTTTAATCCAAAGAAAGAATCTCTTTTGCCTATATGCCAATGAGACTTGGCACCAGCACTAGATCCGGATTTGAAAATATTAAAAAATGATTCGCAAATTATTATTTCCTTTAATCCAAGCTCGGCCTTACAAATGTTCTTTAAATCATCTGAAAGGTTTGATATGGTAGGTGATTGATCATCAAAGAAATGAAGATCTTGGGAACAATACCCTTTTCCATATCGAGCATCTACTGTGTTATTTAGCTCTCGATTCTTGACACCATATAGATAAGTTAATAATTCATCTTCTCTTTTCCGATTTAAAATTAATTTATTTTTACTTTTATTAATTAATGATTTTGACCTTTTTTTAATATCTAAGTTTTTTGAATATATTAAATTATTTCTTGCTAGGCCTGTTGCGTTTAGTGCGGCATTTATATAAGCTTTTTGATGGTTCTCTAGCTCTAGTGACTTTGCTTTCAATAGGTTATTTGTCACAACTTCAAATGCTTTTCTCTTAAAAATACAACCAGCATATAAAAAATATGCTTGCCAATCAGGTTTAAGTTCAATTGCTTTCTTTAGTGATAATTCTGCTTCTTTGAATTTCCCAAGATCACTCAATATGAACCCCAGATTGGAATGCGCCTCTGCGTAATCAGGACTGATTTCAATTGCTTTTCGAGTGGATAATTCTGCTTCTTTGAATTTGCCAAGATCTTTTAATGTGTCTCCCAGATTGAAATGAGCATTTGCAAAATCAGGTTTGATTTCAATTGCTTTTCGAGTGGATAATTCTGCTTCTTTGAATTTCCCCAGATTTTTTAATATGACTCCCAGATTGGAATGCGCCTCTGCGTAATCAGGACTGATTTCAATTGCTTTTCGAGTGGATAATTCTGCTTCTTTGAATTTCCCAAGATCACTCAATATTAGTCCCAGATTGGAATGCGCCTCTGCGAAATCAGGACTGATTTCAATTGCTTTTCGAGTAGATAATTCTGCTTCTTTGAATTTCCCAAGATTTTTTAAGATGACTCCATAATTAAAAAAGACTCTGTGATCATTAAAACCTTGGTTTATGAAATCTTGATAATATTTTATTGCTTCTAATATATTTCCTTGTGAATGAAACTTAAATGCTTTATTGATTATTTGTTCTTTAGAAGATTTAGAAAGAGTATTGGTATTAAAAGTAATTTTTTCTTTTATTTCTTCTAAATTATATGGAACTGAGAATGTTTTCACTCCAGTAATTTTCTTCGTTCCTTCTTTTTCTTGACTAGAACTATCCATCATCTCTTATCCTATTTGGTTCTTCTACTTTTCCTTTTCTAATCAAATTCATAAGGGTCAGTATCGGAACATTATTAATCAACAGTCAGCGTTAGCAATGCCCATACCAAGAACAGCACCTAGAGGAATAGACCATGCATAAGCATCTTTCTTGGAGATTGCAGCAGCAAGTCCACCTCCAAGAAGTCCTCCTGTGGTTGTATTACTTGAATTACAAGTACTTCCACTAGTTCTATAACTGTGAGAAACTAATACTTTTTGGTGAGTTGGCTTGTAATACCTGCGATGAGTGTGAGGGAAATAATGAACGTGATTATTGTGATAACGATATTTGGGAACCGGTGGAATCCAACTCAATGAAGAACAAGGCACTTCAACCTTATCCAAATAGGACTTCACATAACCCATTAATTTTCTAGTTCCAGCAACATATTCCTCTTTGTAGATTTCCTTGTAGCAAGTTCGTTGAGTTGTATAACCCCTCTGGTGATGATATCCATCTGCCATTGCTGCCATTGGAGAGAGAAGTATTGCAGTTAGGAGTAATAGTCGCATTCTCATTGTTTATTTCCATCTTTAATATAAACATAGGATTCTTCTAATCCAATAACAAGCAATTCAGACACTATGTGAATTGATTGGTGTATTAAGAAACAAGTTTTTTTAATTCAGTTATTATCTTTTTCCTTTGCTTTTTTTTCACCAATTGCTTGATTTTTGCCAGTGCTACATCATTGATTTAAATTGTAAGCTAGATTAAGTATGAAAACCATAGGACTTATAAGAGCTATATATTGATATCGATTGGCTGTGGATCCGAATTTCTTATGATTTTTCGACTTAGAGATGTAAAATAAGAGGATACCATTGCCAGACCGAAACAGCATATAATTCGATTTACGTAATCACTAGATCAATATCTAAAACTACAAGATCATTTCATAGATGTTTCCTATGCCTTTCACATGGGTTTCAAAAAAGAATTGACGAGAAATAGGTTGAGTAAGGGATTTGGATAACCATGAATGTTTAGGGTAAAGACTATTGATTAGAGTAGTGGAAACGGCTACTTCCTCGTGGCTATTCCATTTCTGAGTTCATTTGATACTCTTTCCATCACTTCTTCCCAGTTATATATCTCTTTTTGTCTGAATAATCGCATTGATGGATACCAAAATGTACTTTCTCCCTCAATTCCCCATCTCCATTCTGGAATATGTTTAAGAAGTAACCAAGTCGATTTGCCCATCCCTCCAGCCAGATGAACAATTGAAGTATCAGAAGTAATAATTAAATCACAGTTTTCTATAATGGCAGCATTTTCAAGAAAATCCCAAGTCTTATCGACTTGTGGTTGACATTCAACAAACTGATTTTTAAATGAGCAATTGTTTAATTGCTCGGAACCAAAACCTTTTTGTAGTGATAAAAAATTGTAATTATTTTTCTTAGCAAGTGTAGAGAAAGTTTCTAAAGGTAGTGAACGGCCTTTTAAATCTTTCTTTTCGACATTTGGATTCCCTTGCCAATTTATACCAATAATTGGTCTTTTCTCCCTAGAGAGTAGATGTTTCCATTTTTTTTTATGTTCACTTGTTGGATAGATATAAGGTTCGGAAATGATTGGATTTTTTGGATTTATTTGTAGATATCTAGGTAAGGATAATAGTGGGATCCATTGATCTGCAGAAAGGGTATTTGCTTGTTCTGGAGTTAATGGATCTGAATCAATAAATGATGCCTTGATTAATGAATGGAGTTTTGTTTGAGCACAAAAAGATATATCAAAACCTTGCTTTTGAAGATATGGGATATACCGCATATATTGAAGCGTATCTCCTAAACCTTGCTCGCTAACGATTAAGAGTTTTTCTCCTTTTTGTAATTTTTGATTTTTGAATTGCTTTAGCTTTGTATTTGCGTGAGTAATAGCTGGTTTTTTTGTTTTAAATCTAAACTCATAATTCTCAAGACCAGACTGATATTCTCCTCTTAAAAGTTGAATCCACGACAGATTGAAATAAGCTTCAGAGTAATCAGGCTTGAGTTCAATTGTTTTGCGAGTGAATAATTCCGCTTCTTGTAAATTGCCAAGATCTCTCAGAATTAACCCTAGATTGAAATAAGCTTCAGGGTAATCAGGCTTGAGTTCAATTGCTTTGCGAGTGAATAATTCCGCTTCTTGTAAATTGCCAAGATCTCTCAAAATGCCTCCTAGATTGGAATGTGCCTCTGCTAGATTAGGTTTTAGTTCAATTGCTTTGCGAGTGAATAATTCCGCTTCTTGTAAATTGTCAAGATCTCTCAAAATGCCTCCTAGATTGGAATGCGCCTCTGCGAGATCAGGTTTTAGTTCAATTGTTTTGCGAGTGAATAATTCCGCTTCTTGTAAATTGCCAAGATCTCTCAAAATGTCTCCTAGATTGGAATGTGCCTCTGCGAGATCAGGTTTTAGTTCAATTGCTTTGCGAGTGAATAATTCCGCTTCTTGTAAATTGCCCAGAGCTGTCAATATGGATCCTAGATTTAAATGAGCTTCAGGGTAATTAGGCTTAGATTCAATTGCTTTTCTATAGCATTTTTCTGCTTGTTGTAATTTACCAAGACTTTGTAAAATTGATCCATAATTAGAAAAGACTCTATGATCAGTAAACCCTTGATTGATGAAATTTTGATAATATTTTGATGCTTCTGAAAAATTTCCTTGTGCATGAAAATTAAATGCTTGATTAATGACTTGTTCTTTTGAAGGTTTAGTAATTGTAATGTTTTTTTGATTTTCTCCCAAAGCAAAGGGAACTGGGAAAGTTCTTATTTCAGTCACTTTTTTTTTTCTTCGCTCTTTTGGATTAGATCTATCCACCTTTTTTTGCCAAGTTTTTTCTTCCTTGCACCTTACTACTATTTTTAATTCTTTTTGACCTTATTGGAATTCATTTAGTCAGATTAAAATGAAGAGCTATATATTATTTCTCTATATATAGATTTGGGAAAAGGTTACAAAATATCCCAATTTAAACATGATGGAATTTGTTCTACGAAATTTCTAATTAATGTCTAAAACGCAAAAATCAAAGGATAAAAGCGTCTCATGCACTCAATCTATACGTTTTCAAGGAGAATTAAAGAATAATTATTTGAGTGAGTAACTGGCAATTGAAATAATATTTGGTGTAAGAACTATTCAGTGGGCGTTATTACCACTACTGAATTGTAGTGATATTTTTCGAAATCTCACTTCTTTAGACTTTTATATAGAAAATAAAGTACCAAAGTGATATAGATTTCAAATGTCACTTCCATTTGTTCTCTTTTACCTTCTTTTTAAAGACGTTGTAGATAGGTTATTTTCTTTGAACTTGGTATTGTATTACAATTTATATGTAAAAAGGCATAAAAAAACCTGCTCAAAAGCAGGTCTTATAAAAGATCAGTCGCAAGTGTTTCCTTGTTTCCACTGCGGAGGATCTCAACTCCTCACAATTACAACATAATCAAAATGGCGATGAGAGGAATAATGACTATTTGAGTTTCTTAACTGTCACATGTGCGAATTCTTGATAAAAGTGAGAGCAAAATACAAGCCTTATAATACTGGTGTCTTACTATTCTTTGCTTTTCAACTCGTGACGATAATTTCATTTTTAGTCTAAGTTGTGTAGGTAGCATTAATACTCATTCAAATTAAATAGATAAGTAAAGAAGTCTAGCCTTATTTTTTAGAGGGGTTTTAATATTTAGAGTTATACCTTTTAAATGTCTCTCGCAATCACTGAGCTTGAGTTGACCGATAATAATATAATTTCAATTCCTACAGATGTCATATCGATGCTCTCTCTATTAATTGTCTTTGCATTAATAGGTTATTTCTTTCATAACTTTATAGAGAAACAAACAAATAAATTTGTACATAAAGTAGACGATAATTCAAATCTTGAATTAGTCAGAGAAAAAATAGACGATCAATTAATTCTTCAGTCAACGATAGTAAATCACGAAAAATTAGAACAACCCAAAATTAAAAGATTAAATTTCTTACCACTATCAAAATTATTAGGGATTGGTAGCTTGGCCGTTGTAGCTATAGGTGGGTCAAATCTTTTAAGGAACCTAAATATTCAAAATTCATATAAAGGATTACACAACAGTCAGGTTAATATCAAGACAGAAAATGAATCGGCAAAATCTTTATTATCAATGGCAAAAATAAAATCATCAAATCAATCTCAAATGAAAATAAAAAAGATCAGTTATGTTGACCCTATATTATCAACTAATAATAGTTCCAAAAACAATAATTTTTACCAGATTAAGGAAATAAAAACAGCAGATTTTTTCTCTTTCTAAGACCTCCTATGAACTAATCACGAGCATTTTTTGCAAAGAAATCTAGCAAATAATTACTAAATCGTTAATGTTTTTGGACTGATTTATGAATATCCGATCTACGATCTATATCAGCTAGGAATGCAACTAAATCACCTGCTTCAAGCTTAACATTTTTCCTCTACATGAGTAACCTTAGCTTCACACTCAACCAATAAGTAAGTCTTTTTTCTGCATAAGTTCAATCGAAAGAGCTTGCTTCAAAAGGCGAAATTGGTCATTTCTAAGTACTAACTTTTTAACGATACTTTCATGACAATGACATTTGACTGATAGAGACAGGAGATAAAAAGATAATGGACTTTTATTTAGACATAATGGGAAAAAGTAGTCTAATAGCTCTACAAATTTTCGATAAAATATTTGAATCATCCCTCTTAGATAAAGAGATAATAAGTTTTCTTGGCCTATACTTGTAGTTAAATAATTTATTTGTTTTATTAGCTTAGAATAATACATGAATTAATGGATTCTGCTAATCACATCCAATCGCTAGTTGATCAAGTAGAAAAAAACTCTGAATATAAGATTAGCGAGCAAGAGGCTAAGGGCTTCTTATCAGAAATAAAACGAATTACACAAGAAGATAAGACAAATATGCCTCCATTGGTTGTGATAATAATGGTTTATATCAACATGCTTTTTCCAGAACTAGATGAAGTGAAGCTCTAAGGCAAAAGCACACAAAATAAAATAAATTTCTCTTTTCAATTTTTGAGATTTTGGTTTATACAATTGGCACAGATGGTCTACACAAAATAATTAAAAACAAAATACCTCCAGCCATTGGAATAAAATTAATAAAAATCCATTGCCAAGATTTACCTATATCTCTAAGACGTCTAATTGACATAGAAATATTGGGGGTGAAAGTGGCAAAGTAATACAAGAGATACAACGCCATGAATGGTTCTGATATGGAACCTAATATGGCTAAAATTAGTGCAACTAGAAATGACGCCAGTACTGCCCACCAATAATCTGGTCTACTAGTCCTACCTTTAAATTCAAAAGCAAGAGTCCAAAATCTTTTATACGCCTCGATCATTATATGGGTTAATAACTTTCAATAAAATTTAGCAATAATAAATATCAAATAAAGCTCGATTTAAATTCAGTAATGAAGAAATACTAAATTCTTTTTCTTTTTCCTTTGCTTTTGGTGATTACTCCCTCAAAAGCAGATACTTACTACTTTGGTGCAAGAGGAGTTTTTCGAATTAGATCTGACTGATGGTGAGATACTTTTTCATTATTGAGACACCTGTAAAACAATGTCTATATTAATTTCGTTAATTAAGCTAGAGATTAATTAGGCACATTCACTGGGATTGGACTACTAATTTTGACTGTTATCTCGTTAGAAGACTCGTCAACACAATCTGATCTATAAGTAAAGGAATCATCGAAAAATGCTTGAGAAGTTGCCGGAGTTGATCGAATATCACTAACTACATTCCTTTTTAAGCTCAAACTTCCTGAGGTACGTCCAAGAGAATCACCTATAACAGCGCCTGTAACTCCTCCTAATACTGCACCTGTAGCAATTGAAGTTGTAGATCCAATAATATCACCAATTACTGCTCCAGTTGAACCTCCTACTATGCCACCAATCCGTCTATTTCTTGCACTGGCAGGTGTGTTTCTATTTTCATTTAAAGATGCCGTAGAAATATGATCCGTTCCCGAGACTGCATCTTTCCCGCGTGAGGTACATTTAGTAGTTGGTCCAGCTTGGTCATGATTAGCCGCAAGACCAGATAAAAGTTCTAGAGAACCTAAAAAACTTTGAGCAGATTTAAAATTAAAAAAACCAATTTCACTAACCCGTCGTTTACCTGAGCCATTAAAATATTTAATTAAAAACCTATAGTCTTCATTTTTTCCAACTAGCAATACACCTCCTCTATTTGAAGCATTAGTTAATGTCCACCCGATAATTCTATCTGAGCTTATTCTTATCCCATTACTAGTCACTATACTTTCACCATTAATTCCAATAATACAAGAAGAATGTCTTCCACAGGTGCCTTCTAATTTTAAAAATTCTTTCGAACCTAAAGCATTTGAGTTGATTGCTGCGGCATGTTTCTCAGCTAAAAATTCAGGATGTATTGTGTGTGCATTAACTACGCTAAATAATTGAAAAGGAAACAAAGCTGAAATCAAAATGTAAAAAGGTTTCATTCCCGGATAACTACTATGTATATATAATATATAACATCTATATCAGCGCCCTACAATTTTTAGGTGAGAAACCTTGTTTGCGTTTATTTCTAAAAAAATACCTTTTGTTTTTTGATAATTGGAATTTCGAATTTACCTTACAAGCACGCCTTCAATACAAAAAGGATTAAGCGACTAAACACTTAAAATAGGAGGTTATTGATCTAACTTCTAAACGAGTTCTTAACAATTGATCAATATATCGATAGTTATTAAAAATTGTTTTGTGAAAATCTATCTCAACTCCCTATCTGCTTGGAAGACAATTACTTACTTTCAGCTAATCCAGACAATGCCGAGGGGGCTCAGTCTAAATACATTCAACAATCCACTAACTGACGGAGTCGCGCATAAAATACGACAATGACATATGAATATTATTAATATGACTAATAAATCTATCAGTTTGTAAGAATTAAAAAACGAAAAAATAAAAAACTACAGATTCTAAAAAAGAAAAATTCTTTCCAAAAAGAAATCTTTATACATAACATTGAATTCCCCTTCATCTTAGGTATCAAAACCCACTATTGTTAATCGTAAAAATGAGCTGACAGATTTTTTCTAGATATAATATTGATCTAAAGATGGAAAAAGTTAATTAAAGGTATAGAAGTCAAAGGACGAAATAATTTAGTTATCATTAATTTTTTTTAGCCAATAAGGAATAAATGTTTTTTCCTTATTGGCTGAATCATCTAGATACTCAGAAGTAACTTCTAATAAAGCTGCGATGGTTATACGCACACTAGGAAAAGTTAGAGCACAAAGAATAAAAATTAAAAAGATTATCTTCAAAGTATACTAAAAAATATTTATTAATCATACTTCAAATTTATGCAAAATAAATTTCTTATGCTGTTTCGGCTATTGAACTAGGAATTGCTTCCCCAATTGGGTCATACAATCCTGGAAGACATACTCATCTAGAATAATACTTTTATGTCTTTCAAATAAACTGTTCTAAAAGGGTTTAAAGCTTAAATGTTGTAATCGGAGTCAATCAAACTCTTGAAAATTGATTTTATTGACAAAAATTAGTTTAATTTTACTTTGGCTGAAAGAATTGTATAAAAAAGTTAAAAAAATCATGTAAATTGTAAATAAATTTTTAGCATAATCAAACCTTTTCTTTATTCATTATTGAAAATTTTATTTTTAATATCACAACTTTCAATGAAGAAAAAGTAAAAGATTTTCTTTAGTTGTGCAAAAAAACATAAAAAAATAGCGAAGATCAGTCTTAGTTATTTAAAAATTATGCGTCGATTGGTTTCAGGAATACTTGGAATGACAATGCTATTAACTGGCTGTGCGAGTCCTAGTCATGAAAACAGTTCGAGACTTAATCTAATAAAAAAACGAAACGAATTGATATGTGGAGTTAGTGGCAAAATTCCTGGATTTAGTTTTCTTGAGAGTGATGGTAGTTATCAAGGATTAGATATAGACATATGCAAAGCATTTGCTGCTGCAATAATAGGAGATTCAAAAAAAGTCCAATATAGACCTCTTACTGCTGCAGAAAGATTTACAGCTATTAAAACTGGTGATATTGATTTATTATCACGAAATACCACTTTTACTCTAAGTAGAGATTCATCAGGAGGAAATGGACTGACATTTGCCCCAGTCGTTTTTCATGATGGTCAGGGATTAATGGTCAAGAAAGATAGTGGAATAAATAGTCTTGAAGGACTTGCAAATAAATCTATCTGCGTAGGCTCAGGTACAACTACTGAGCAAAATATTAATGATGCATTTGAGAGTGCTTCGCTCCCTTATACTCCAATAAAATATCAAGATCTAAATCAAGTAGTTGCAGGATACTTGCAGGGTCGTTGTTCAGCTATGACTTCTGATCGTTCACAGTTAGCAGCAGCTAGATCAGGTTTTAAAAATCCAAAACTCCATATTATTCTCGAAGATGTACTCAGTAAGGAGCCACTGGCTCCAGCCTCTGATGGCCAAGACCAGAAGCTGGCCGATGTCATGAGATGGGTCGTTTTTGCTTTGATTTCAGCAGAAGAACAAGGAATAACAAAATCAAATATTGATGAAAAAGTTCAACTTGCAAATAGTAATCCTCAATTAAAACCATTAAGAAGATTTCTAGGTATTGACGGCGGACTAGGAGAAAAACTTGGACTTAGCAATGATTTTGTAGTGAAGGTAATTAGAACAACAGGAAATTATGGAGAGATTTACAATAGACATCTTGGACAAAAGAGCGATGTACCTATCCCAAGGGGGTTAAATGAGCTATATAACAAAGGAGGAGTACATATTTCTCCACCATTTAACTAAAAAATTAATAAATTTAGGATGAAGAGAAGCAAAAAAATATTGGTACAATTTGGAATTTGTTTTTTCGTTTTTAGTCTGGTTGGACTATTGATTAATAATCTAATAATTAATCTTATTAGAACTGATATTGGTTTTGATTTTAGTTGGCTTTTCAAGCCAGCCAGTTTTGCTTTGGCTGAGCATCCTTTACCCTATTCATCTTCAGATAACTATGCTTGGGCATTATTTATTGGTTGGCTCAATAGTCTCAAAGTAATAGTCTCATCATTAATACTAGCTACTATCTTGGGGACATTAATAGGTTTCGCGAGAACAGGTAAAAATGCTTTACTAGGTCTAATTTCAGCTGGTTATATAACCATAATTCGACAAACCCCTCTTTTGCTTCAACTTATGTTTTGGTATTTTATTGGATTTTTAGGTTTAAAAGATAATACATTTATCCATATAAAAAATATACTTAAAATTTCAAATCAAGGAATAGAGTTATCAGGGTTAACATTATCCTCAGAATTTTCAGCATTATTATTTGGTCTAAGTATATTTACAAGTGCTTATATAGCTGAAGTCATTCGTGGAGGAATCATGTCTGTACCAAAAGGACAATGGGAGGCTTTTAGAAGTTTAGGACTTTCTGAAAATAAAGGTCTTCTAAGTATAATAATTCCACAGGCATTGCCAGCAATTTTACCAGGGTTAACAAGTCAATATTTGAACCTTGCTAAAAATAGTACTTTAGCTATAGCAGTAGGATATTCAGATATTTACGCAATCAATGATACTATAATCAATCAAACAGGAAGAGCTATTGAGTGTTTTATTATACTACTAACTAGTTTTT
The sequence above is drawn from the Prochlorococcus marinus str. MIT 1013 genome and encodes:
- a CDS encoding ABC transporter permease subunit (The N-terminal region of this protein, as described by TIGR01726, is a three transmembrane segment that identifies a subfamily of ABC transporter permease subunits, which specificities that include histidine, arginine, glutamine, glutamate, L-cystine (sic), the opines (in Agrobacterium) octopine and nopaline, etc.); the protein is MKRSKKILVQFGICFFVFSLVGLLINNLIINLIRTDIGFDFSWLFKPASFALAEHPLPYSSSDNYAWALFIGWLNSLKVIVSSLILATILGTLIGFARTGKNALLGLISAGYITIIRQTPLLLQLMFWYFIGFLGLKDNTFIHIKNILKISNQGIELSGLTLSSEFSALLFGLSIFTSAYIAEVIRGGIMSVPKGQWEAFRSLGLSENKGLLSIIIPQALPAILPGLTSQYLNLAKNSTLAIAVGYSDIYAINDTIINQTGRAIECFIILLTSFLLLNLLICNSMEIINKISINSRTYN